In Lycium ferocissimum isolate CSIRO_LF1 chromosome 11, AGI_CSIRO_Lferr_CH_V1, whole genome shotgun sequence, a single genomic region encodes these proteins:
- the LOC132037593 gene encoding uncharacterized protein LOC132037593, which translates to MKQKVVIRLSSNGNDQKCRSKAFKIAVSQPGLESAAIKADEKNQLEVVGEQIDAVTLTSSLRKNLGEAELLSVGPAAGDGDKGKSSDITAQASVVPVTIESQPYYYPYYAAPQYPVYQVRDAYQQEGGCSIM; encoded by the exons ATGAAG CAAAAGGTGGTTATCAGATTATCTTCGAACGGAAATGATCAGAAATGTCGGTCCAAGGCCTTCAAGATTGCTGTTTCTCAGCCAG GGTTAGAATCAGCAGCTATAAAAGCAGACGAAAAGAACCAATTAGAAGTTGTGGGTGAACAGATTGACGCGGTGACACTGACAAGTTCGCTCAGGAAGAATTTGGGGGAAGCGGAATTGTTGAGCGTTGGCCCTGCTGCTGGTGATGGCGATAAAGGTAAAAGTTCTGACATAACGGCCCAAGCTTCAGTTGTGCCTGTGACAATAGAGTCACAACCATATTACTACCCTTATTATGCGGCACCTCAATATCCAGTTTACCAAGTTAGAGATGCATATCAACAAGAAGGCGGCTGCTCAATTATGTAA